TTGATATTGACTGATTTATGGGTGAAATTTATAGTCTGTTAAAATTAAGCTAATTTTTAGTATACTTTACAGCTGTTTTTCTCCTCCTTTCTATTTCATCTTCACCAGATTCAACGTGAACCTCCAACAAGGGTCTGAGACTGTTGCTCTGCATGTTAACCCTCGCTATGCGTCCTGGCTTGGCCCTGGGTATGTTGTGCACAACACCCGTCAATATGGGAAGTGGGGCTGGGAGGAGCGCAAGGTCGAAACTCCTTTCCCGAAAGGCCAGACATTTTCTTTGCAGATCCTTGTCACTCAGGCGTCTTACAAGGTGACTTCAACTctgcttgattttttttcttcaactgCCATTAAAaggcctttttttattttattttaatgttttgcctTTTCCTAGATAAGTGCCAATGGGAAACCTTTCTCAGAGTACAAGCACCGTATAGCCTTCTCAGATGTGGATCGCATGTGCGTGGTTGGGAAGGTGGAACTGAGTTTAGTTAGCTTCCACTATGCTGCGGTGAGAAATTAAAACTATGCATCTGTATCTTGCATACTTTCTCATCAAATGTGTcgaaattcaaaaatattatgtgatatgaaaatgaatgaacagaATCTACTgcacagacatgctaaaactcTAATATTGTTATGGCCATTTGGATGTAATGAAGTAGCTATAGACCCAAGTGTTATGAATATCACCTATGGTCAGATCTGCCACTCACTTCTGGGAATATATAGTCTGTGATATGGCACatataattgtatttgttttatataaattattattattattattattaatcagcTGAATTCTACTGAATATGTTATTTTCctaaatataaatttcatttaCAGCCCACTCATGCTGCACTTCCAGGATCCTtggtaagttattttaaatgtttagcaaACAAACAATCTCCATACATCTTTAATGAGACATTATGGTGATCTAGATGTGAATTGTTTAGTTGCAAATGTTTGGAATCTCTGTAGTAATTTCATGACTTTATTTGATGGTTAATGTTTTGACCTGGGTCACAATTTCTGGTGTTCCAAgataaagatattttggaaaaatgtattattttggcCAGTTTTAAATAGCGCTATATCATGTTGAATATTATTATGAAACAAGTGTctcttaaaaacacatttctaattttcactgtgtaaatactgattaaataaaatattgtatggcatttttttttttatccctaaAGCACAttgatatgttttatttttatttatttatttatttattttttaagctcaacaaaaaactaaattgttaattattactTTGACTCACAATCAGACAGTCCCGTACAAAACCATCATCCATGGTGGATTACAGCCTGGAAAAGGCATCATCATCCAAGGAATCATCAGCCCACAAGCAAAAAGGTTTGAGAATGTCCCTTCAGTTGTAAGATTTTTCCACCcctaatattattaaaatgtcacATCTTCCTGATATAATAAactgagatttatttatttatttaattatttacttttgtctcattttcTTTCTCCAACAGAGTGGTGTTTAGTCTACGGCACAAAGCTGGAATTGTGCTTTACTACAGTCCTTGTTTTGATAAGAAACTGGTTGTGTGTAACAGCTGTAGGAATGGGAAATGGGACATAGAGGAGCACTCTCAACTCATGCCATTTGAGCGAGGGCAAGCTTTTCAGGTATTCATACATACATGTTTATGATTCCTGTACATACCCTTTCTGTTCAAGTGGACAATGTGTATAACTGTACAATATAGGTTGGGGTTTAATCtgtattttaagttttactACACTGTTTTACTtcacaatattgtaatgataTTCTTGCATCAAACATATATAttgttatgtaatttaatattttggattaATTTTATAGCCAGGAGGGAAATATTCTTGGACACAAACctatctataaaataaataaataaacaaagtattattattattattattattattattattattattaatcatggCCTACAAACAATATAACACTGCCAAAATTAGAAGTATCATTTTAGTATCACTGcagtatgtttatttaatgcatttatctgaaattattaATTCTTCAATATCTCTTGTAAATAAAGAGTAAagcggttaaaaaaaaaaaaaaaagcccttaATAAACTTATTGAACCCTGATTTAGACTTAAGTTGATGTATCCAGTAAATAAGAGTAAAAATCTGGGGTTCTACAGGTTTGATTTGTTtcttctattatttatttttaatgaataaattataataaatgatttcaCATTTTTGACTTGTATGTTCATTGTAGGTCACCATTTGTTGCAGTCCCAGAAATTTTGAGGTGTTTGTCAATGGTGAACAAACCCACACTTACAGGCATCGCTACACTAATCTGGCAGAGATTGATGTTTTGGAAGTTAGTGGAGACGTGCAGCTGAACTTTGTGCAGCCCTGAGAAGGATGTATAAGAAATATGTTCAACACCTGCATGAATGAAAGAGAATTTGTGCATTGGTCTGTGTATTCATATGTAAGGATACTGTACAGAGAGTCGCTAAGAGATTTAATTAGttacttaattatctcattaactttaactctttgaggacttaagacttgcttgtgacttgaaAGGAATGACTTGGTCCCACCTCTGCTAATTAGTTAAATCAGCTGGCTGAGTTCATGAGTGGAATGAACATATGACAGGACTTTTACTGTCAGACCTCTGGATTTTACATCTCTGCTCTGAAATTAACCCATATTATGTGCATTATGCTGTTATAAGATTGTGACCTGTAGAGGGAGCTGTACTTTACTACACTGTCAATATGAAGACAGAGAGAAATTTGTTCAAGCATTATACTGTTCATGGCTTCATCACCactgtaaattatttatcaacagttcttttgatttttctgacttaatatattatttttctgactatttattttaataatttaaggtTTTGCTCTGCCAAGCTATGCAGGCAGGATCTGTATTGTTCTCCAAATTAAagcttttgttttacttttatggTGCCATCTTGTGGTGGGAAAtgttgactgaaaaaaaaaaaaaaagtttccgtGTTGCTGAGAACCAAGAATTAAAGTTTGTTAAAAGAAACTCAGAAAACCAACAGAGGACACTCAGGAATTACTAGTAAAtttcactaataataataataataataataataataataataataaaaacatgaaataacatgtttttgtgtttagtagaaaaaaaacttttttattggATTGTATTGCATCTCAATAACccttgttttgtttacaacttAGACAagtcattttacagtgtagtttgcGAGGCCAGTAAACTCCTACAGACATCAATGATTCTTTAGATGTTGTTCAGTGTTCGTTCAACAGGTTTAACCTGTGCTGAAGGGTGGGGCAAAGATCCCAAAACAAGAAATCAGTGACGTTTGATATTCAGCGGCTGTGACTGTGGCTGAAAATAACTTCTCAGAGATGTGATCTAAAGATGATCTCAAAGGccaaaatgtgacatttacatTGTTGTTCTGTGATCactaaaagagaaaataaaaagagtCAGTTTCAGTTACTGCTGATGAAATtgactgaattaattaaaataagtccATTTGACTGTATTACACATCTGTATTAAGCTAATATCAAATGTGGtctcacttaaaaaaaagaaaaagcaatcCGTCAAAAGTGTGTCAGAAAGCCTTTCAATCACGTCAGAGtgttagtcattttgttgtcatTAGTTCATCACAATAGAGGGAGTTTCACTGCCACAACTGCTCAAGCTCAAATACCTTCATTCTCTCATTGGATTCACACTGAGAGACTGAACTACTGCTGTGAAACTTACAGATATCAGCCAGAACAACACAGAGACATGAATCCAAAACATACAGGTATGTTTGTATTATTGTAAACTGATATAGTCACTGCGGAGCATGTCAGAGACAAAATATACACAACAAAACCTGTTTAGCTAGATTGTAGTTGATCTCAATATCAATCGTGTGTTTTACACACTGTTTAAGTGGGTGATTTCTGAATATGTACATTcacataaacaacaaaacataattcAGACATGTCTATATTTGCACCAATGGTTTAGTTAGTAGATAGTATAAAATAGTATAGGCTAACGTGAGTATCTACTGTATGTGCTGTCAGGTTATCACGTTTGAGATCTGGTATTGTAGCTATTATTTAGCAGATACGATCAATGTGTTTTTAGATGTGTCATTTTAGGCTGATATTAACTGTGGTTGTGTCAAATTGTTATAGTATTATAAGCAAACTCGTTTGCCATGTTTGTAGTCTACAAGTTTACAAGAGTCAGTTTACTTTTTTATCTTACATATTTTATGAATGACTCATTGTGTGTGTTGTTCTaaagtgaaaaatgtaaatgttgaattgaaaatattataacttaACCTTTTAAGTATTTTGTCATCTGACATAATTGTAACactataatgttatattttctcATATTTTGAGTCTAATAATATATGAGTTAATGCATGATTTAGTTcctcatgtattttat
This genomic window from Labeo rohita strain BAU-BD-2019 chromosome 1, IGBB_LRoh.1.0, whole genome shotgun sequence contains:
- the LOC127167733 gene encoding galectin-9 isoform X1 → MALNLQPPFINPVVPFSCMIKGGLQNGMSITVCGRVLPNADRFNVNLQQGSETVALHVNPRYASWLGPGYVVHNTRQYGKWGWEERKVETPFPKGQTFSLQILVTQASYKISANGKPFSEYKHRIAFSDVDRMCVVGKVELSLVSFHYAAPTHAALPGSLTVPYKTIIHGGLQPGKGIIIQGIISPQAKRVVFSLRHKAGIVLYYSPCFDKKLVVCNSCRNGKWDIEEHSQLMPFERGQAFQVTICCSPRNFEVFVNGEQTHTYRHRYTNLAEIDVLEVSGDVQLNFVQP
- the LOC127167733 gene encoding galectin-9 isoform X2 encodes the protein MIKGGLQNGMSITVCGRVLPNADRFNVNLQQGSETVALHVNPRYASWLGPGYVVHNTRQYGKWGWEERKVETPFPKGQTFSLQILVTQASYKISANGKPFSEYKHRIAFSDVDRMCVVGKVELSLVSFHYAAPTHAALPGSLTVPYKTIIHGGLQPGKGIIIQGIISPQAKRVVFSLRHKAGIVLYYSPCFDKKLVVCNSCRNGKWDIEEHSQLMPFERGQAFQVTICCSPRNFEVFVNGEQTHTYRHRYTNLAEIDVLEVSGDVQLNFVQP